CGGTTTAGCGGTACTTAAGCGCAACCATTCGTCATCATCCAGTGGGCGATATTTTAATTCTCGATAGCCACGTCCCGGTTTGTCACCTTCAATTTCAAAGCCTAAGCGCGGTAAAACCTCACCTAAACGCGCCCAAGATTGCGCGAAATTGCTGCTTAATGCCAAGGCAGTACGTCCGTTCATATCGGTGACTAGTGCTGATTGAATTGTCCCAACAGGGGTGCTATTTAACTCGCGCTGTTGTTTGGTGTAGGCAGCATTTAGCTCGCCCACCAATTTATTTAAACGTTCAGAAGCATAACGCTGTTTATCCGCTAAATTCGGCGTGAAAACAATATCATCCCGTTTCATTTGTAAAATAGTAATAAATAACGCAGCAGCGGTTTGGCTGGAAACTTGTTCAATTTGATAACGTACCTGCGTATCGCCAATATCATCTTCTCGTCCTGTTGACGTCCAATCAGTCACTATTTTTCCCTCGGTAGAGGTGAAATTAATATTTTGTTCGCGTAGTAAACGCTCAATTTGTTTTAAGTTATAAACTGATTCTTTAGCAATAGGATAAGCAATTAGCGCACGCTCACCATCAAATTGCGCCACGGAGTTGCCAATGATCGGCAATGGATTTTCCGGCGGGCGAATATCCACATTTGGGGCTCTTTGACTATTCATTTGTGGCAACTGATAGGTATTATCTTGCCCGTAAACAGTTAAACCACCGGTGGATAAGGTGCTAAAGGTTGGCACTTCTGCCCCTTTACGCTCAAACGTATCATTGGCAACCTGTTTACTTTCATTGCTGGTTGAGCAGGCAGTTAGCGTTGTTAAAATTGCTGCAGTAAATAACCACTTCTTCATAAATGAATCCTTACATTAAAAAACTGGCCAAAAATGACCGCACTTTTCCTTTGGACAATAAAATTAGCAAAAAGTTTAGGGTCTGCAAGCAACTTACAGACCCTTAATTATCACAACATTAATTACAGTAAACCGGCAGTTTTCAGTGCTGCAATCACTTTCGGTTGTGCCACTTCACTGAGCGTGGTTAACGGCAGACGCAACACCGGTTCATCAATCAAGCCTAATTTATAGCACGCCCATTTCACTGGAATTGGATTGGATTCCACGAATAGATCTTTGTGCAATGCCATCAAACGCGCATTAATGACTTCCGCTTCGTCAAATTTTCCGGCAAGTGCTAATTCGCACATTTTCGCCATATCCGCGGCAGCAACGTTATTGGTCACGGAAATCACGCCTTGCCCGCCGAGTTTCATGCTTTCTAGCCCAGTAGCGTCATCCCCACTTAAGAAAATAAAATCTTCGCCGGCAAGTTGTTTAATTTTTGCTACGCGACTAACATCACCAGTAGCTTCTTTAATCCCCACGATATTTTTAATTTCAGCTAAACGCCCTACCGTCTCCGGTAGCATATCACTACCAGTACGACTTGGCACATTGTACAAAATTTGTGGTAAATCCGTGCATTCTGCTATAGCTTTAAAATGTTGATACATCCCCTCTTGGGTCGGTTTATTGTAGTAAGGAACAACAGACAAACAACCGGCAACGCCGCTATCATTTAATAATTTAGTCATGGTAATCGCTTCGCTGGTCGCGTTTGCTCCGGCACCAGCAATAACGGGAATACGTCCTTCGGCAAATTCTACAGTCTTCAAAATAGTTTTCACGTTTTCTTCAATGCTTAACGTAGCGGATTCGCCGGTGGTTCCCACTGAAACAATGGCATGTGTACCTGCTGCAATATGATATTCGACCAATTTTTTCAATCCGTCAAAATCGACCTCTCCGTGAGATGTCATTGGAGTAACGATCGCTGTAATACTACCGTAGAATAAAGGATTTGTTGCCGACATAAGACCTCCAGAAGTTATTTTAATTATAAACAGGGTTTGAAAAAATATTCAAAACCTACGTTGGGTTTGCTTGATAAACTCTGTTTAAGATCGCTAAAATAGGGGGGATTTGCAAGTCTTTTTTGCAGTTTTTTGCAAAAATATCGATTTATTTATTCCATTGAATTGATTATTGAAAGGAAAATAGTATGCATACATTACATGTCGGTGATTTTGCACCGCACTTTACGCTTCTTAATCAAGAAAATCAGCCGGTTTCATTGCAAGATTTTGCTGGGAAAAAAGTCTTGGTTTATTTTTATCCGAAAGCCT
This sequence is a window from [Pasteurella] mairii. Protein-coding genes within it:
- a CDS encoding lipoprotein, NlpB family protein, with amino-acid sequence MKKWLFTAAILTTLTACSTSNESKQVANDTFERKGAEVPTFSTLSTGGLTVYGQDNTYQLPQMNSQRAPNVDIRPPENPLPIIGNSVAQFDGERALIAYPIAKESVYNLKQIERLLREQNINFTSTEGKIVTDWTSTGREDDIGDTQVRYQIEQVSSQTAAALFITILQMKRDDIVFTPNLADKQRYASERLNKLVGELNAAYTKQQRELNSTPVGTIQSALVTDMNGRTALALSSNFAQSWARLGEVLPRLGFEIEGDKPGRGYRELKYRPLDDDEWLRLSTAKPDLEKGDYAMQLTALGKQSAVVIADEDGNALSGSNAQAIYQALQNLLGK
- the dapA_1 gene encoding dihydrodipicolinate synthase — translated: MSATNPLFYGSITAIVTPMTSHGEVDFDGLKKLVEYHIAAGTHAIVSVGTTGESATLSIEENVKTILKTVEFAEGRIPVIAGAGANATSEAITMTKLLNDSGVAGCLSVVPYYNKPTQEGMYQHFKAIAECTDLPQILYNVPSRTGSDMLPETVGRLAEIKNIVGIKEATGDVSRVAKIKQLAGEDFIFLSGDDATGLESMKLGGQGVISVTNNVAAADMAKMCELALAGKFDEAEVINARLMALHKDLFVESNPIPVKWACYKLGLIDEPVLRLPLTTLSEVAQPKVIAALKTAGLL